The DNA region TTCGGTGTCCACGCCGCTGGGCGGAGCCTCGGGCGTGATGGCTACGCCGATCCGGTAGCCATGATACAGCGCGCGGAGCTGCTCCAGCGATTCGATCTGTTCGATCTGTGCCGGGGCCAGCTGGCCATATATCCGCAGGAAGCTGGCGCGATAGGCATAGATGCCGATGTGCCGCAGCGCATGGGCGTGTTGCGGCGACGGCAGGTTGCCGGCATAGGCATCGCGCGGCCAGGGAATGGGGGCGCGGCTGAAATACAGGGCATTGCCTTGCTTGTCCAGCACTGCCTTGACGATGTTGGGATTGCGCATGGACGCTTCGTCATGGATGGGGTGGCATGCCGTGGCGATGGCGCAATCCGGATGGTCGTGCAGATGTTGCGCGACGGAGCGGATGAGGGCGGGCGGGATCAACGGTTCGTCGCCCTGCACGTTGACCACGATGGTGTCGTCGGCCCAGCCTTGTTGCGCCGACACTTCGGCGATGCGGTCGGTACCGCTGTTGTGGTCGGCGCGCGTCATGCAGGCCTGAAAACCGTGTTCTTGGGCGGCGGACACGATGGGCTGGTGGTCGGTTGCGATGATGACCTGCCCGGCACCGCTGAGCGAGGCCTGCTCTGCCGCGCGAATCACCATCGGTTTGCCGCCGATGTCCAGCAATGGCTTGCCGGGCAGGCGGGTGGAGGCAAAACGGGCGGGGATGACGACCTTGAAGATCGCTTTCAAAGTGCCTCGACCTCTTGTGCGCTCAGTTCGCGTGCCTCGTCTGCCAGCATCACCGGGATGCCGTCCTTGATGGCGAAAGCCAGGCGGTCGGCCTTGCAGATCAGCTCCTGTTCGGCCTTGCGATAGATGAGCGGGGATTTGCACAGCGGGCAAACCAGGATATCGAGAAGTTTGGCGTCCATTACGGCGTGACCTTTTTTAGGATGAGTTGGGTGAGGGACGGATCGATTTGTGCATCCACTCGCAGCACCCAGCATCTTTCGGTGGCGAAGGTTGCACATTTTACCGCATCTTTTTCAGTCATGAGTATCGCATCCGCATCGGCGAAGGCGATATCGCTCGCGGCATAGCGGTGATGGTCAGGGAAAGCATGCGGTTGCACATCCAGCCCGAGCTGGTCGAGGTGGGAAAAGAAACGACGCGGATGGCCGATGCCTGCAATGGCATGCAAACGCTGGCCGGCGAATTCGCCCGCCGCAACCTCGATCTCAGGATTGAGCAGGTTGTAGAAGAGCGAGCCGTGCAGGCTCATGGAGAATTCCCCGTCGCCTGCCTTGCCGCCGTTGATCACGACCGCATCGACCTGGCGCAACCGCGATACCGGCTCGCGCAGCGGGCCTGCCGGCAGCAGCAGGCCGTTGCCGAAATGCCGCGCACCATCGACGACCGCGATCTCGGCATCCCGCTGCAGGCGATAGTGCTGCATGCCATCGTCGCTGAGCACGATGTCGCATTCGGGATGCGCCTGCAGCAGGGCCAATGCCGCTGCCGGACGGTCACGGCCGATCCATACCGGGCATAGCGCACGCTGCGCCATCAGCAGCGGTTCGTCGCCGACATCGTCGGCGTCATCGGTGCCGCTGACTTCCTGCGGCGCTTTGTGCCCTCTGGCGGTTCTGGTGTAACCGCGGCTGATGATGCCGGGGTGCCAGCCGTTATCGATCAACTGCCGGGCCAGCCATAGCGTGAGCGGCGTCTTGCCGGTGCCCCCTACGCTGATGTTGCCGACGACGACAACCGGGACAGGCAGCTTGACCGAAGCGACGATCCCGCTGCGGTAAAGGAAGCGCCGCACGGCAGCCAGTGCGCGGAAGAGCAGGCTGGCGGGAAGCAGCACCAGGTGAAGCGGCGAGAGTCGATACCAGTGGTGTTGCAGCCGCTCCATGCCGGGTGTCTATTTGTTGTTCTGGTTCTGGGTGGTGAAGGTGATGCGTCCGAAGCCGGCGATGCGTGCGGCTTCCATGATGTTGATGACGGACTGGTGGGTTGCCTTGCCATCGGCGTTGATGATGATGGTCGGGTCGTTCTGGCTGCCGGCAGCCTTGCGCAAGGCTGCGCTGAAATCCGCTACGCCGTTGAAGGGCGTGCGCACGCTGTTCACCGCATAATGTTCGGAGGCATCGACCGCGACATTGATCGGTTTGCCCGGGGGCGACACGCCTTCATCTCCGGCGGCCTGGGGCAGGTTGATCTGCAGTTGGGCGAAGTTCGAGTAGCTGGTGGTGACCATCAGGAAGATCAGGATCACCAGCAATACGTCGATCATCGGGATCAGGTTGATCTCCGGCTCTTCACGGGTGATGCCGCGCCGAAAATTCATAAGGCCCCCTTATTTCCGTTCGCCATGCACGATCTCGACCAGCTTGATCGCTTGCTGCTCCATCTCGATGGTCAGGCTCTCGACCTGGGCGCGGAAGTGGCGGTAGGCGATCATGCTGGGCACGGCCACGATCAGGCCAAACGCCGTGTTGTAAAGGGCGACCGAGATGCCGTGTGCCAGTTCGGTGGGGGCTGCGCCGCCGGCATTCTGCGAACCGAAGATCTCGATCATCCCGATCACCGTGCCGAACAGGCCAAGCAGGGGGCTGATGGAAGCGATGGTGCCCAGGGTGGTGAGGAAGCGATCGAGCTGGTGGGTGGCGCTGCGGCCGGCCTCTTCGATCGATTCCTTCATGACCTCCGGCGAGCTCTTGATGTTCTTCAATCCGGCGGCGAACACCATGCCCAGCGGCGAGCCTTCGCTCAATTTGGCGAGCATCTGCTGGCTGACGCCGCGCTGTTTGAGTTCTTGTACCACTTCGTCCAGCAGGGCGGGGGGCACGATCTTCTTGCTGCGCAGGAAGATGGCTCGTTCGATGATGAGTGCGCCAGCGACCACGGAAGCGATGAGGAGTAAATAAATCGGCCAGCCGGCTGCTTCAATGAGTGTGAACACGCAACGTCTCCAGGAAATTATGCTTAAATTCGAAGGCGGCACTGTATCTTGTAGGGCATGTTTGAGCAAGGTGGGCGAGGAGTGCTGCGCGCTAACTGAGCGCTGTATAAACGATTTGTTTTCTTATGCACAAAATCTGTGGATAACTTTGTGCATGAATATCCGGGATGGCCATCGGAACCCTAGTACTGTCGCGCTTTCCGGATAATCGCTCAAAAAATGCGCCGCATTAAAATCGATTAAAAACAATGACTTGATGTAAGTTGTCATCTGCGCGAAATGTAATCCCCATGGAAAGCGGCGAATTTGCTGGGGTTGTGGATGGAAACGAATTGTCAATATGCCATTTGGCCTAATTGCGATAAAAAATTTTGCCTTGGGCAAATGCGGGATCGGGAATCTGGATGGATAAAAACCATGTGTTGAGTGTGCGCGAATTGAATCTCGCGGCAAAACAATTGATTGAAAGCGGCATCCCGTTATTGTGGGTGCGTGGCGAGATATCGAATTTCGTCAGTGCGGCTTCCGGGCACTGGTATTTTTCGCTCAAGGACGAAGCTGCCCAGGTCCGATGCGTGATGTTTCGCCACAAGAGTCAGTACCTGGATTTCAAACCTGCCAACGGCATGCAGGTCGAGGTTCTGGCACTGGCCACGCTCTATGAAGCGCGGGGGGATTTTCAGCTGACGTTGGAAAGGATGCGTCCGGCGGGACTGGGCGCGCTGTATGAGGCGTTCGAGCGCCTGAAATCCAGGCTTGAGGATGAAGGATTGTTTGATGCCGACCGCAAGCGCGCCCTGCCGCTGCTGCCAAAACAGGTCGGCATCGTCACCTCGCCGCAAGCGGCTGCGCTGCGCGATGTGCTGCGTACCTTGGCGAACAGGATGCCTGGCGTGCCGGTGGTGTTGTATCCGACGCCAGTGCAGGGCGAGGGCTCCGCGCAAAAGATCGCGCAAGCGATCAGGGCGGCGAGCCAGCGTGCTGAGTGCGACGTATTGATCGTGTGCCGTGGCGGCGGCAGCATCGAGGACCTGTGGGCATTCAACGAGGAAGTCGTGGCGCGGACTATTGCCGCCAGCCACATCCCGGTGGTGTGCGGAGTGGGGCACGAGACCGACTTTACCATTGCCGATTTCGTGGCCGACTTGCGTGCCGCCACGCCGACGGCGGCGGCTCAAGCCGTGGTGCCGGATCGGCAGGAATTGCAGCAACGCCTGGTGCAGCAGCGACGGCATCTGGCGCGTGCGGCCATGCGCCAGTTCGAGCAGCGCATGCAACAGGTGGATTTCCTGCAACGGCGGCTGGTGCATCCGGCGCAACGCATTCGCCAGCAAAGCGAGCGCCTGGACGGATTGCAACAGCGCGTGCGGCTCGCCCAAACCTATGCCATGCAGCATCAGCAGGCGCGCTGCAATGTGTTGTGGCAGCGGTTGCGGGCGTTGCGCCCGGAGATTAGCCGCGCGCGCGAACAGCATGCCAACCGGGCCCGGCGGCTAATCTCGGTCATGCGCAACCTGCTGGATCGCCATGACGCGCGGCTGGTCGCATTGCAGCAGCACTTGCAGTTCCTCGATCCGCAACAGGTGCTGGCGCGTGGATACAGCCTGGTGCGCGATGCGCGAGGCGACATCGTGGCGAGCAGCGAGCAGCTCGCCCCGGGAGAGCTGTTGGACATCACGTTTGCGCAAGGCGGGGCACGTGCCGTGGTGCAGGAAAAGCGCGGGCGCCAAACGGATTAGGTTAAAATCCGCGCCTGTTCTTTCAGTCCACGAATTGTTTCTTTATGACGAATGACATTTCCCGACGCGGACTCTGGCTGTTGTTGCTGCTGGTCGCGATCATCTGGTTCGGCAATCTCGAATACCGCAAACTCATCCGGCCGGACGAGGGCCGTTATGCCGAGATCCCGCGCGAGATGACGGTGAGCGGCGACTGGACGACGCCGCGCCTGAACGAGCTGAAGTATTTCGAGAAACCGCCGCTGCAGTATTGGGCCACCGCCGTGGCATATGAGGTGTTCGGCGAGCATCAATGGACCTCGCGTATCTGGGCGGCGCTGACCGGTTTTGCCGGCATCCTGCTGGCATGGTTCGCAGGCACACGCCTGTTCGGGCGCGAGGCGGGCATCTATGCGGCATTGTTGCTGGGCAGCAGCATGCTGTACGCGATGTTGGCGCATATCAACACGCTGGACATGGGGGTGACCTTCTTCATCACGCTCGGTCTATTCTCGCTGCTGCTCGCCCAAGGCGAAGAGCGGGTCGCGACCCGACGCAACTGGATGTTGCTGGCCTGGGCCGGGCTGGCGCTGGCCGTGTTGAGCAAGGGGCTGATGGGGCTGATCCTGCCGGGGGCTGCGCTGTTCCTGTATTCCGTGTTCAACCGGGATATCGGCGTGTGGAAACGCATGCACTGGTTCAGCGGCTTGTTGTTATTCGCGCTGATCGCGGTTCCCTGGTTCGTGCTGGTGATCAAGGCCAACCCGGAATTTTTCCAGCGTTTTTTCATTTACGAACATTTTGAGCGCTTCACCACCAAGGTGCACGGGCGCTTCCAGCCCTGGTATTACTTCGTGCCTATCCTGTTGCTGGGCATGATGCCGTGGACGCTGCTGATGTTCGACACCTTGCTGCGCACATGGCGCGGGAGCGTGCAGAAGGCCAGATCATTCAGTCCGGAACGTTTCCTGCTGGTGTGGGCGGTGTTCGTCTACCTCTTCTTCTCGGTTTCCGATTCCAAGTTGCCGTCTTACCTGCTGCCGATGTTCCCGGCGTTGGCGCTGCTGATGGGCAAACAGCTTGCGGAAATGAATGCGCGCCGCCTGTTCTGGCTGACGCTGCCCGTGCTGGCCGTGGTGGTGGCGTTGCTGGCGGGGGCTCCTTTTGCCGACAGGGCTGCCGATACGCCGTTGCAGCATGAGATGTACGGCAACTACTCGGTGTGGCTGGTGATCGCAGCGGCGAGCTGGTTCGTCGGGGTGGCTGGCGCATTGTGGCTGTTGCGCCGCGAACGCAAGATGATCGCCGTCATCTTGCTGTCGTTCTCTTCGCTCACTGCCGCGCAGTTGGCCACCTCGGGCTACAACACCATCGCCCCGGAGCGTTCCAGTTATATCCTCGCCGAAGCCATCAAACCGCTGATCAAGCCGGAGGTGCCGTTCTACTCCGTGTTCTGCTACGAGCAGACGCTGCCGTTCTACCTCAAGCGCACGTTCACTCTGGTGAGCTATCAGGACGAGATGGATTTCGGCATCAAGATGGAGCCGGAACGCTGGATACCCTCGGTGGAGCTGCTGGCCAAGCGCTGGAGCGCACAGGCGCAGGCTTATGCTATCGTGCCGACGCAACTGTTCTATATCCTCCAGCAGCAGGGAATGGCAATGAAAGAGATTTATCGTGACGAACAATATGTGGTGGTGAGCAAGCCATGAACCTGGTCAGTTTCGGTTTGATTTTTACCGGCGTGATGCTGAACGCCGCTGCACAGATCCTGATGAAGGCAGGTACCAACGCCATCGGTCATTTCGAATTCAGCGCGGCGAACATCCTGCCCATCGGCTGGAAGCTGGCGACCGAATGGCACATCGTTACCGCGCTGTTCTGCTACGGCATCAGCGTGGTGGTGTGGATACTGGCGCTGTCGCGCGTGCCGGTCAGCATCGCCTTCCCGATGCTGTCCATGGCCTATGTGGTCAATGCAGTCGCTGCCTGGTACCTGCTGGGCGAGGCCTTCAATCCGACCAAGCTGGCCGGCATGGGGGTGATC from Sideroxyarcus emersonii includes:
- the kdsB gene encoding 3-deoxy-manno-octulosonate cytidylyltransferase translates to MFKVVIPARFASTRLPGKPLLDIGGKPMVIRAAEQASLSGAGQVIIATDHQPIVSAAQEHGFQACMTRADHNSGTDRIAEVSAQQGWADDTIVVNVQGDEPLIPPALIRSVAQHLHDHPDCAIATACHPIHDEASMRNPNIVKAVLDKQGNALYFSRAPIPWPRDAYAGNLPSPQHAHALRHIGIYAYRASFLRIYGQLAPAQIEQIESLEQLRALYHGYRIGVAITPEAPPSGVDTEADLLLARKIFETRR
- a CDS encoding MotA/TolQ/ExbB proton channel family protein translates to MFTLIEAAGWPIYLLLIASVVAGALIIERAIFLRSKKIVPPALLDEVVQELKQRGVSQQMLAKLSEGSPLGMVFAAGLKNIKSSPEVMKESIEEAGRSATHQLDRFLTTLGTIASISPLLGLFGTVIGMIEIFGSQNAGGAAPTELAHGISVALYNTAFGLIVAVPSMIAYRHFRAQVESLTIEMEQQAIKLVEIVHGERK
- the lpxK gene encoding tetraacyldisaccharide 4'-kinase; translated protein: MERLQHHWYRLSPLHLVLLPASLLFRALAAVRRFLYRSGIVASVKLPVPVVVVGNISVGGTGKTPLTLWLARQLIDNGWHPGIISRGYTRTARGHKAPQEVSGTDDADDVGDEPLLMAQRALCPVWIGRDRPAAALALLQAHPECDIVLSDDGMQHYRLQRDAEIAVVDGARHFGNGLLLPAGPLREPVSRLRQVDAVVINGGKAGDGEFSMSLHGSLFYNLLNPEIEVAAGEFAGQRLHAIAGIGHPRRFFSHLDQLGLDVQPHAFPDHHRYAASDIAFADADAILMTEKDAVKCATFATERCWVLRVDAQIDPSLTQLILKKVTP
- a CDS encoding biopolymer transporter ExbD — translated: MNFRRGITREEPEINLIPMIDVLLVILIFLMVTTSYSNFAQLQINLPQAAGDEGVSPPGKPINVAVDASEHYAVNSVRTPFNGVADFSAALRKAAGSQNDPTIIINADGKATHQSVINIMEAARIAGFGRITFTTQNQNNK
- a CDS encoding EamA family transporter; protein product: MNLVSFGLIFTGVMLNAAAQILMKAGTNAIGHFEFSAANILPIGWKLATEWHIVTALFCYGISVVVWILALSRVPVSIAFPMLSMAYVVNAVAAWYLLGEAFNPTKLAGMGVIILGVIIISRA
- a CDS encoding glycosyltransferase family 39 protein, translated to MTNDISRRGLWLLLLLVAIIWFGNLEYRKLIRPDEGRYAEIPREMTVSGDWTTPRLNELKYFEKPPLQYWATAVAYEVFGEHQWTSRIWAALTGFAGILLAWFAGTRLFGREAGIYAALLLGSSMLYAMLAHINTLDMGVTFFITLGLFSLLLAQGEERVATRRNWMLLAWAGLALAVLSKGLMGLILPGAALFLYSVFNRDIGVWKRMHWFSGLLLFALIAVPWFVLVIKANPEFFQRFFIYEHFERFTTKVHGRFQPWYYFVPILLLGMMPWTLLMFDTLLRTWRGSVQKARSFSPERFLLVWAVFVYLFFSVSDSKLPSYLLPMFPALALLMGKQLAEMNARRLFWLTLPVLAVVVALLAGAPFADRAADTPLQHEMYGNYSVWLVIAAASWFVGVAGALWLLRRERKMIAVILLSFSSLTAAQLATSGYNTIAPERSSYILAEAIKPLIKPEVPFYSVFCYEQTLPFYLKRTFTLVSYQDEMDFGIKMEPERWIPSVELLAKRWSAQAQAYAIVPTQLFYILQQQGMAMKEIYRDEQYVVVSKP
- a CDS encoding Trm112 family protein, with amino-acid sequence MDAKLLDILVCPLCKSPLIYRKAEQELICKADRLAFAIKDGIPVMLADEARELSAQEVEAL
- the xseA gene encoding exodeoxyribonuclease VII large subunit, with the protein product MDKNHVLSVRELNLAAKQLIESGIPLLWVRGEISNFVSAASGHWYFSLKDEAAQVRCVMFRHKSQYLDFKPANGMQVEVLALATLYEARGDFQLTLERMRPAGLGALYEAFERLKSRLEDEGLFDADRKRALPLLPKQVGIVTSPQAAALRDVLRTLANRMPGVPVVLYPTPVQGEGSAQKIAQAIRAASQRAECDVLIVCRGGGSIEDLWAFNEEVVARTIAASHIPVVCGVGHETDFTIADFVADLRAATPTAAAQAVVPDRQELQQRLVQQRRHLARAAMRQFEQRMQQVDFLQRRLVHPAQRIRQQSERLDGLQQRVRLAQTYAMQHQQARCNVLWQRLRALRPEISRAREQHANRARRLISVMRNLLDRHDARLVALQQHLQFLDPQQVLARGYSLVRDARGDIVASSEQLAPGELLDITFAQGGARAVVQEKRGRQTD